The proteins below are encoded in one region of Paraburkholderia phenazinium:
- the thiC gene encoding phosphomethylpyrimidine synthase ThiC, with translation MNANPKFLSADAHVDAAAVAPLPNSRKIYVTGSRDDIRVPMREISQSDTPDSFGGEKNPPVFVYDTSGPYSDPDATIDIRAGLPALRQRWIEERGDTEALSGLSSDFSRERAADTATADLRFQGLHRTPRRAKAGANVSQMHYARKGIITPEMEYIAIRENQQRAAYLESLKTSGPNGEKLAAMMGRQHPGQAFGASAFGPNGLTEITPEFVRDEVARGRAIIPNNINHPESEPMIIGRNFLVKVNANIGNSAVTSSIGEEVDKMTWAIRWGGDTVMDLSTGKHIHETREWIIRNSPVPIGTVPIYQALEKVNGKAEDLTWEIFRDTLIEQAEQGVDYFTIHAGVRLQYVPLTAKRMTGIVSRGGSIMAKWCLAHHKESFLYEHFEDICEIMKAYDVAFSLGDGLRPGSIYDANDEAQLGELKTLGELTQIAWKHDVQTMIEGPGHVPMQLIKENMDLQLEWCDEAPFYTLGPLTTDIAPGYDHITSGIGAAMIGWFGTAMLCYVTPKEHLGLPNKDDVKTGIITYKLAAHAADLAKGHPGAQVRDNALSKARFEFRWEDQFNLGLDPDKAREFHDETLPKDSAKVAHFCSMCGPHFCSMKITQDVREFAAQQGVTDDEALKKGMEVKSIEFMKKGAEIYQRQ, from the coding sequence ATGAACGCCAATCCGAAGTTCCTTTCCGCCGACGCTCACGTCGATGCGGCCGCTGTCGCCCCGCTGCCGAATTCCCGCAAGATCTACGTCACTGGCTCACGCGACGATATCCGCGTGCCGATGCGCGAAATCAGCCAGTCGGATACACCGGACAGCTTCGGCGGCGAGAAGAATCCCCCGGTCTTCGTCTACGACACGTCGGGCCCCTACTCCGATCCGGATGCCACGATCGATATCCGCGCGGGTCTGCCGGCTTTGCGTCAACGCTGGATCGAAGAACGCGGCGACACCGAAGCGCTAAGCGGTCTGTCGAGCGACTTCAGCCGCGAACGCGCCGCCGATACGGCCACCGCCGATCTGCGCTTCCAGGGCCTGCATCGCACGCCGCGCCGCGCCAAAGCCGGCGCCAACGTTTCGCAGATGCACTACGCGCGCAAAGGCATCATCACGCCGGAAATGGAGTACATCGCGATCCGCGAAAACCAGCAGCGCGCGGCGTATCTTGAGTCGCTCAAGACGAGCGGTCCGAACGGCGAAAAGCTCGCGGCGATGATGGGCCGTCAGCATCCGGGCCAGGCATTCGGCGCGAGTGCCTTCGGTCCGAACGGTCTCACCGAAATCACGCCGGAATTCGTGCGCGACGAAGTGGCCCGCGGCCGCGCGATCATCCCGAACAACATCAATCACCCCGAAAGCGAGCCGATGATCATCGGCCGTAACTTCCTCGTGAAGGTCAACGCGAACATCGGCAACTCGGCGGTGACCTCGTCGATCGGCGAAGAAGTCGACAAGATGACGTGGGCGATCCGCTGGGGCGGCGACACGGTGATGGATCTCTCCACCGGCAAGCACATCCACGAAACGCGCGAGTGGATCATCCGCAATTCGCCGGTGCCGATCGGCACGGTGCCGATCTACCAGGCGCTGGAAAAGGTCAACGGCAAGGCCGAAGACCTGACGTGGGAAATCTTCCGCGACACGCTGATCGAACAGGCGGAGCAAGGCGTCGATTACTTCACGATCCACGCCGGCGTGCGTCTTCAATACGTGCCGCTCACGGCGAAGCGCATGACGGGTATCGTCTCGCGCGGCGGCTCGATCATGGCGAAGTGGTGTCTCGCGCATCACAAGGAAAGCTTCCTGTACGAGCACTTCGAAGACATCTGCGAAATCATGAAGGCCTATGACGTGGCCTTCTCGCTCGGCGACGGCCTGCGTCCCGGCTCGATCTACGACGCCAACGACGAAGCGCAACTTGGCGAACTGAAGACGCTCGGCGAGCTCACGCAGATCGCGTGGAAGCACGACGTGCAGACGATGATCGAAGGCCCGGGCCACGTGCCGATGCAACTGATCAAGGAGAACATGGACCTGCAACTGGAATGGTGTGACGAAGCGCCGTTCTACACGCTGGGACCGTTGACCACCGACATCGCCCCGGGCTACGACCACATCACGTCAGGCATCGGTGCTGCGATGATCGGCTGGTTCGGCACGGCGATGCTCTGCTACGTAACGCCGAAGGAACACCTGGGTCTGCCGAACAAGGACGACGTCAAGACCGGCATCATCACGTACAAGCTCGCGGCCCATGCGGCGGATCTGGCGAAGGGTCACCCGGGCGCGCAGGTGCGTGACAACGCGCTGTCGAAAGCGCGCTTCGAATTCCGTTGGGAAGACCAGTTCAACCTCGGTCTCGATCCGGACAAGGCGCGTGAATTCCACGACGAAACGCTGCCGAAGGACTCGGCCAAGGTCGCGCACTTCTGCTCGATGTGTGGCCCGCACTTCTGCTCGATGAAGATCACGCAGGACGTGCGCGAGTTCGCCGCGCAGCAAGGTGTGACCGACGACGAAGCCTTGAAGAAAGGCATGGAAGTGAAGTCGATCGAGTTCATGAAAAAGGGCGCCGAGATTTATCAGCGGCAGTGA
- a CDS encoding DUF1223 domain-containing protein encodes MPVRVRSLTRRFADSPVVRAIALFAALATSGAAQAADAMCKAHSPAHRVALVELYSSEGCNSCPPADHWLGQWKDSGAARGVVPLALHVDYWNSLGWNDRFSQHRFTERQQTLTDLAGGHTIYTPEIFVSGRELRSWSRPESFDERVHEVTAEPAQADVALELAPPAQGTNGFGVDARFTSKATVHDPLNAYVAVYENALTSQVRAGENSGATLHHERVVRQWIGPVPLAGGSAQIRREIALDATDAADRQAQPDRFGVVAFVENASTGEVLQVTELAACQ; translated from the coding sequence ATGCCTGTACGCGTGCGTTCACTCACGCGCCGCTTTGCCGACTCGCCGGTGGTGCGTGCCATCGCGCTGTTTGCCGCGCTAGCCACGAGCGGTGCCGCTCAGGCCGCCGATGCGATGTGCAAGGCGCACAGCCCGGCCCACCGTGTCGCGCTGGTCGAGTTGTACAGCAGCGAGGGTTGCAATAGCTGCCCGCCGGCGGATCACTGGCTGGGTCAGTGGAAGGACAGCGGTGCCGCTCGAGGCGTCGTGCCGCTTGCCTTGCATGTCGACTACTGGAACAGCCTTGGCTGGAACGACCGCTTCTCCCAGCATCGTTTCACTGAACGGCAGCAGACGCTGACCGATCTCGCCGGCGGCCACACGATTTACACGCCTGAAATCTTCGTGTCGGGGCGTGAGTTGCGTAGCTGGTCCCGGCCCGAGAGCTTCGATGAGCGTGTTCACGAGGTGACCGCCGAGCCGGCGCAGGCAGACGTTGCGCTTGAACTCGCGCCGCCTGCTCAGGGCACGAACGGTTTCGGCGTCGACGCGCGCTTCACGTCCAAAGCCACGGTCCACGATCCATTGAACGCGTACGTCGCCGTCTATGAAAACGCGCTGACGTCGCAAGTGCGCGCCGGCGAAAACAGTGGCGCGACGCTGCATCACGAACGCGTCGTGCGGCAATGGATCGGTCCGGTGCCGCTTGCGGGCGGCAGCGCGCAGATTCGCCGTGAGATCGCGCTCGATGCCACCGATGCCGCCGACCGCCAGGCGCAGCCGGACAGGTTCGGCGTCGTGGCCTTCGTCGAAAACGCATCCACCGGCGAGGTGTTGCAGGTGACGGAACTGGCCGCCTGTCAGTGA
- a CDS encoding EamA family transporter: MSLQPPGRFPLRFAVRLPQSHAGRIALALSVVYLVWGSTYLAVHVALGSFPPLLLSGLRNLFAGIGLFVFAARRDPVWPNTAEIRNAGLVGTMLVGLSSGMLAFGMRTVGTGTAAVMVATVPLFATVIAAVAGRKIGRGEWFAVGLGLVGIAILSQGGGASGSAGGSLAILCGALFWAGGAHLAGRLKLPSDLFMSTALQIGLGGAMSTIVAWVSGERMAELHILPLLAFFYLMLVGTMAAYVAYGYLIRHTSPIIASSCMYVNPVVAVALGALLLGEPVTGATVIATVVILASVGLSFWFDYRRRGLA, encoded by the coding sequence ATGTCGCTGCAACCTCCTGGCCGTTTTCCCCTCCGTTTTGCCGTTCGCCTGCCTCAGTCTCATGCTGGCCGGATTGCGCTCGCGCTGAGCGTCGTCTACCTCGTGTGGGGCTCCACGTATCTGGCCGTGCACGTGGCGCTCGGATCATTCCCACCGCTCCTTCTGTCCGGCCTGCGCAACCTGTTTGCGGGTATCGGCCTGTTCGTCTTCGCCGCGCGTCGTGACCCGGTCTGGCCAAACACCGCTGAGATTCGCAACGCCGGGCTGGTCGGTACGATGCTGGTGGGTCTCTCGAGCGGGATGCTGGCTTTCGGCATGCGCACGGTCGGCACCGGCACTGCCGCGGTCATGGTCGCTACCGTGCCGCTGTTCGCTACCGTCATCGCCGCTGTGGCGGGACGCAAGATCGGGCGGGGCGAATGGTTTGCCGTGGGCCTCGGACTCGTGGGGATTGCGATCCTGAGTCAGGGCGGTGGCGCGTCGGGCTCGGCCGGCGGGAGTCTCGCAATTCTGTGTGGCGCGCTCTTCTGGGCAGGCGGCGCGCATCTGGCTGGACGGCTGAAACTGCCGTCGGACCTGTTTATGTCTACCGCGTTGCAGATCGGCCTGGGTGGCGCGATGTCGACGATCGTCGCGTGGGTCTCCGGCGAGCGCATGGCCGAACTGCACATCCTGCCGCTGCTGGCGTTCTTCTACCTGATGCTGGTCGGCACCATGGCCGCGTATGTCGCGTACGGCTATCTGATCCGGCATACCAGTCCGATCATCGCCAGCAGTTGCATGTACGTGAACCCGGTGGTGGCGGTCGCGCTTGGCGCGCTGCTGCTCGGCGAACCGGTGACCGGCGCAACGGTGATTGCGACGGTGGTGATCCTGGCGAGTGTCGGTCTGTCGTTCTGGTTCGATTACCGGCGCCGCGGTCTGGCGTGA
- a CDS encoding NADPH-dependent 2,4-dienoyl-CoA reductase yields MPYRFLLAELNLGFTTLRNRVVMGSMHTGMEDRFWNYPKLAAYFRERAKGGAGLIITGGISPNRQGWLLPFGGTLNSVFDLRNHRLVTEAVHAEGGKIALQILHAGRYGYQPFVVSASALKSPISKFKPRALTLAGVAKTVRDYARCARLAQRAGYDGVEIMGSEGYLLNQFLCPRTNQRTDRYGGSLENRMRLAREIVEAVRTACGERFIVVYRLSLIDLVEGGNTWEETVQVAQALEAAGVTMFNTGIGWHEARVPTIVTSVPRAAFAPLSARLKAAVKVPVIVSNRINTPDVAEDLLAQGAGDLVSLARPLLADPDFVIKTAEGRTHEINTCIACNQACLDHTFQNRRATCLVNPRAGRETELVYRPLASQETPRTIAVVGAGPAGLSAATVAASRGHRVTLFDASTTIGGQFNLAMRVPGKEEFSETIRYFQSQLQRYSVDVRLATRVDAALLGAGGYHDVILATGIAPRRPAIPGIDGPNVLTYVEVLRGAPVGRSVAVIGAGGIGFDVSEFLLHHPGEPLPQPRDAWLEEWGVDLAVRERGGLKAPLPAQPVRDIWLLQRKAGKLGAGLGKTSGWVHRATLMRNGVRMLDGVSYLEISERGLKIAREGTEQWLEVETIVICAGQESLRDLQPATPPADGPRYHVIGGAALASELDAKRAIREGAELAARL; encoded by the coding sequence ATGCCTTACCGATTCTTGCTCGCCGAACTCAACCTCGGCTTCACGACTCTGCGCAATCGGGTCGTCATGGGTTCGATGCATACGGGCATGGAAGACCGCTTCTGGAACTACCCGAAACTCGCCGCGTATTTCCGCGAGCGCGCTAAAGGCGGCGCCGGTCTGATCATCACGGGTGGCATCTCGCCGAACCGGCAAGGCTGGCTGCTGCCGTTCGGCGGCACGCTAAACTCAGTGTTCGACCTGCGCAATCACCGCCTCGTTACCGAGGCCGTGCATGCCGAAGGCGGCAAGATCGCGCTCCAGATCCTGCATGCGGGACGCTATGGGTATCAACCGTTCGTGGTGTCCGCTTCGGCACTGAAGTCGCCGATTTCGAAGTTCAAGCCGCGCGCACTGACGCTGGCCGGCGTGGCGAAGACCGTGCGCGACTATGCGCGCTGCGCGCGGCTCGCCCAGCGCGCCGGTTACGACGGCGTCGAGATCATGGGCAGCGAGGGATATCTGCTCAACCAGTTCCTCTGCCCGCGCACCAACCAGCGTACCGACCGTTACGGCGGCAGTCTCGAGAACCGCATGCGGCTTGCGCGCGAGATCGTCGAAGCCGTCAGGACCGCGTGCGGCGAGCGCTTTATCGTGGTGTACCGGTTGTCGCTGATCGATCTCGTCGAAGGCGGCAATACGTGGGAGGAGACCGTGCAGGTCGCGCAGGCTCTGGAAGCGGCCGGCGTCACGATGTTCAATACCGGGATCGGCTGGCACGAGGCGCGCGTGCCGACCATCGTCACCTCGGTGCCGCGAGCGGCCTTTGCGCCGCTCAGCGCGCGCCTGAAGGCAGCAGTCAAGGTGCCGGTGATCGTCTCGAACCGTATCAATACACCGGACGTCGCCGAAGATCTGCTCGCCCAGGGCGCAGGCGATCTGGTGTCGCTCGCGCGGCCGCTGCTCGCCGACCCGGACTTCGTCATAAAGACCGCCGAGGGGCGCACGCACGAGATCAACACCTGCATCGCGTGCAACCAGGCCTGTCTCGATCACACGTTCCAGAACCGGCGCGCCACCTGTCTCGTCAATCCGCGCGCGGGACGCGAAACTGAACTGGTGTACCGGCCGCTCGCCAGTCAGGAGACGCCGCGGACGATTGCCGTGGTGGGTGCCGGGCCGGCCGGGCTATCGGCGGCGACGGTGGCCGCCTCGCGTGGCCACCGTGTGACGCTGTTCGATGCGAGCACAACCATCGGCGGACAGTTCAATCTCGCGATGCGTGTGCCGGGCAAGGAAGAGTTCAGCGAGACGATCCGCTATTTTCAGAGCCAGTTGCAGCGGTATAGCGTCGACGTGCGGCTCGCCACTCGCGTCGATGCCGCGCTGCTCGGCGCGGGCGGCTACCACGACGTGATCCTCGCCACAGGCATCGCTCCGCGCCGTCCGGCGATTCCCGGCATCGACGGGCCAAACGTCTTGACCTACGTCGAGGTGCTGCGCGGCGCGCCGGTAGGCCGCAGCGTCGCGGTAATCGGCGCCGGTGGGATTGGCTTCGACGTCAGCGAGTTCCTGCTGCATCATCCCGGCGAGCCGCTGCCGCAGCCGCGCGACGCGTGGCTCGAAGAATGGGGCGTCGATCTGGCCGTGCGCGAGCGCGGCGGTCTGAAAGCGCCGCTGCCTGCGCAACCGGTACGCGACATCTGGCTGTTGCAGCGCAAAGCCGGCAAGCTCGGTGCGGGGCTCGGCAAGACCTCGGGCTGGGTGCACCGGGCCACGCTAATGCGCAACGGTGTGCGGATGCTCGACGGCGTGTCGTATCTGGAGATCAGCGAACGCGGGTTGAAGATCGCTCGCGAAGGCACCGAGCAGTGGCTCGAGGTCGAGACGATCGTGATCTGCGCGGGGCAGGAATCCTTGCGCGATCTGCAGCCGGCCACGCCGCCTGCGGACGGCCCGCGGTATCACGTGATCGGCGGCGCGGCGCTGGCGAGCGAACTCGATGCCAAGCGGGCAATCCGCGAAGGGGCGGAGCTGGCGGCGCGTTTATAG
- a CDS encoding DUF4397 domain-containing protein yields MKLIRTMAAMIGVAAVLTACGGSGSDAAKTLGITDPEIHFENAVPGSSPYDFLVNGSAPGGQTNVAYLGVTNFTNIGTGATTVAYAATGTKTALASGSFPDVANGHEYTVIALPGLTSPGIGLIDDPFDKGLLSNDARVRAFNASANATNLDLYIVPAGTNINTVSPTMAGVSFSNAVPASGQDSLYLSGGTYIAIATVAGSKTAIFQSASFSLANNADWLVTTVPIAGTLSQLLPGQIHLLVAQGGNTGTPAIELANTLTGQ; encoded by the coding sequence ATGAAGCTAATCCGAACCATGGCGGCCATGATTGGCGTTGCGGCCGTCCTGACAGCTTGCGGTGGCAGCGGCAGCGACGCCGCGAAAACGCTGGGGATCACCGATCCGGAAATCCACTTCGAAAATGCCGTGCCCGGCAGTTCGCCCTATGACTTCCTCGTCAACGGCTCGGCGCCAGGTGGACAAACCAATGTCGCCTACCTGGGTGTGACGAACTTCACCAACATCGGCACGGGCGCGACCACGGTCGCGTATGCCGCCACGGGCACGAAGACGGCGCTTGCCAGCGGCAGTTTCCCGGACGTGGCCAACGGTCATGAATACACCGTGATCGCCTTGCCGGGCCTCACGAGCCCCGGTATCGGCCTGATCGACGACCCGTTCGACAAGGGCCTGCTGTCGAACGACGCACGCGTGCGGGCGTTCAATGCCTCGGCGAACGCGACCAATCTCGACCTCTATATCGTGCCGGCCGGGACCAACATCAACACTGTCAGTCCGACGATGGCGGGTGTCTCGTTCAGCAATGCCGTACCGGCCAGCGGTCAGGACTCGCTGTATCTGTCGGGTGGCACCTATATCGCGATCGCCACGGTAGCAGGCAGCAAGACGGCGATCTTCCAGTCGGCGTCGTTTAGTCTTGCTAACAACGCGGACTGGCTGGTCACCACGGTGCCGATCGCCGGCACGTTGAGCCAGTTGCTGCCAGGCCAGATTCACTTGCTGGTTGCACAGGGCGGTAACACCGGCACGCCGGCGATTGAATTGGCCAACACGCTGACGGGCCAATAA
- a CDS encoding entericidin A/B family lipoprotein, whose product MTRLIAIALLLITGTAALAGCNTVAGAGQDISSGGHAITNSAEEAK is encoded by the coding sequence ATGACTCGACTCATCGCCATCGCTTTGCTTCTGATTACCGGCACTGCGGCCCTCGCCGGCTGCAACACCGTGGCTGGCGCCGGCCAGGATATCTCCAGCGGCGGCCACGCCATCACGAACAGCGCGGAAGAAGCCAAGTAA
- a CDS encoding DUF1328 domain-containing protein, with translation MLKWALIFAVIAIIAGLFGFTGIAAGAAAIAKFLFVVFLILCVVFLVLGFVVTKKIVD, from the coding sequence ATGCTGAAATGGGCCTTGATCTTCGCTGTGATCGCCATCATTGCCGGGCTGTTCGGCTTTACCGGCATTGCAGCAGGCGCCGCCGCAATTGCGAAGTTCCTGTTCGTAGTGTTCCTGATTCTCTGCGTGGTGTTCCTCGTACTTGGTTTTGTGGTCACCAAAAAAATAGTTGATTAG
- a CDS encoding DUF1328 domain-containing protein, which yields MLHYAVVFFIIAIIAAVFGFTGIAAGAAEIAKILFYIFLVVFVVTLLLGVFRT from the coding sequence ATGCTTCACTACGCAGTCGTATTTTTTATCATCGCGATCATTGCCGCGGTCTTCGGGTTTACCGGCATCGCGGCAGGCGCCGCCGAAATCGCCAAGATCCTGTTCTACATTTTCCTGGTCGTATTCGTCGTGACACTGCTGCTTGGCGTGTTCCGAACGTAG
- a CDS encoding ferritin-like domain-containing protein produces the protein MSKSSSAPTQSHGPFVMDLQKIREDARKHMSDGAVTQSYGADREVVLKLLNDSLATEIVCVLRYKRHHFMAKGINSEAVAAEFAQHAAEEQGHADRFAERIVQLGGEPDFAPDSLKSRSHSEYQEGKNLTEMIRENLIAERIAIDTYREIVRYLGDSDVTTRRIFEEVLAVEEEHADDMADLLEGRE, from the coding sequence ATGTCGAAGTCATCCAGCGCACCCACCCAGAGCCACGGTCCGTTCGTGATGGACCTGCAGAAAATTCGCGAGGACGCTCGCAAGCACATGTCCGATGGTGCCGTCACGCAAAGTTACGGCGCCGACCGCGAGGTGGTGCTCAAGCTGTTGAACGATTCGCTCGCGACGGAAATCGTCTGCGTGCTGCGCTATAAGCGCCATCATTTCATGGCCAAGGGCATCAACTCGGAGGCGGTCGCCGCCGAATTTGCCCAGCACGCCGCCGAGGAGCAGGGACACGCCGACCGTTTCGCGGAACGTATCGTGCAGCTTGGCGGCGAGCCGGACTTCGCTCCGGACAGCCTGAAGAGCCGCTCGCATTCGGAGTATCAGGAGGGCAAGAACCTGACCGAGATGATTCGCGAGAACCTGATCGCCGAGCGCATCGCGATCGATACGTATCGCGAGATCGTTCGTTACCTTGGCGATAGCGACGTGACCACCCGGCGCATCTTCGAGGAAGTGCTGGCGGTCGAAGAGGAGCACGCCGACGACATGGCGGACCTGCTCGAAGGCCGCGAGTGA
- a CDS encoding response regulator has protein sequence MIRVLIADDHAIVRGGFRQFVADEPDMCVAAEAATGDETITLVREQAFDVVLLDIAMPDKNGIDTLRVIKQVRPKQGVLILSGYPESQYAINLLRAGANGYLNKDCEPDEIVRAIRAVARGHRYLSEAVADTLADNLDKPAAGRPHEGLSEREFQIFCKLAAGQIPTDIAEELHLSVKTVSTYRARVLEKMRLTNNADLTYYAIKNGLIE, from the coding sequence ATGATTCGAGTGTTGATAGCCGACGATCACGCCATCGTCCGGGGCGGTTTCAGACAGTTCGTCGCCGACGAGCCGGATATGTGCGTGGCCGCGGAAGCCGCGACCGGTGACGAAACGATCACCCTCGTGCGCGAGCAGGCCTTCGACGTGGTGCTGCTCGATATCGCCATGCCGGACAAAAACGGTATCGACACCTTGCGGGTCATCAAGCAGGTGCGCCCGAAGCAGGGCGTGCTGATCCTCTCCGGCTATCCGGAGAGCCAGTACGCTATCAATCTGCTGCGGGCCGGCGCGAATGGGTATCTGAACAAGGACTGCGAGCCCGACGAAATCGTGCGGGCAATTCGCGCGGTGGCACGCGGGCACCGCTATCTGTCGGAGGCGGTGGCCGATACACTGGCGGACAATCTCGACAAGCCGGCCGCCGGCCGTCCACACGAAGGGCTGTCCGAGCGCGAATTCCAGATCTTCTGCAAGCTTGCCGCCGGGCAGATTCCGACTGACATCGCAGAAGAACTGCATTTATCGGTGAAGACCGTGAGCACCTACCGGGCGCGGGTACTGGAGAAAATGCGCCTGACCAACAATGCGGATCTGACCTACTACGCGATCAAGAACGGCTTGATCGAGTAG
- a CDS encoding response regulator, with amino-acid sequence MSSDSISPDSAGQPPLRVLLIEDSALIRRSIVEAIDASGMLHVAAFADTSDEAIALLTGESFDAVIIDLQLKHGSGVPVLAYLQREGLIDRTFAAVLTNHALPAYRERCLQYGVRHFFDKSFEFDRVIDALHDYAQTRRDG; translated from the coding sequence ATGAGCAGCGATTCGATCTCTCCTGACAGCGCCGGCCAGCCGCCCTTGCGGGTGCTGCTGATCGAGGATTCGGCATTGATCCGCCGCAGCATCGTCGAGGCTATCGACGCGTCGGGGATGTTGCATGTCGCGGCCTTCGCCGATACCTCGGACGAGGCCATCGCGTTGTTGACCGGCGAGTCCTTCGACGCGGTCATCATCGACCTGCAACTGAAGCACGGTTCGGGCGTGCCGGTGCTGGCGTATCTGCAGCGCGAGGGTTTGATCGATCGCACCTTTGCGGCGGTCCTGACCAATCATGCGTTGCCGGCCTACCGCGAGCGCTGCCTGCAATACGGCGTGCGTCACTTCTTCGACAAGTCGTTCGAGTTCGACCGGGTGATCGATGCGCTGCACGACTATGCGCAGACCCGCAGGGATGGCTGA
- a CDS encoding MFS transporter, protein MSTTDSASPAATERSLRGLLLLLAVIAGVSVANIYYNQPLLDSLRESFPRSASWVGVVPAATQLGYAAGMLLLAPLGDRFDRRLLILLQIAGLCVALVVATTAPTLAVLIGASLAIGVLSTIAQQAVPFAAELAPPSGRGQAVGTVMSGLLLGILLARTAAGLVAEYFGWRAVFGVSVVALLVLAVVILLRLPKSQPTSALPYGKLMVSMWHLIVEHPGLREASLTGAFMFAAFSIFWSVLALLLAGAPFHLGPQAAGLFGIVGAAGAMAAPLAGKFADRRGPRTIITLSIGLVAVSFVVFGLSSASIAGLVVGVIILDVGVQAAQISNQSRIYALSPDARSRVNTVYMVAYFIGGAAGSAVGAAVWPVFGWVGVSIAGVVFAGLAAWNHLRQPQRPVADA, encoded by the coding sequence ATGTCCACGACCGATTCCGCCTCACCCGCCGCCACTGAACGCTCGCTGCGTGGCCTGCTGCTTCTGCTTGCCGTCATCGCGGGCGTCTCCGTCGCGAATATCTATTACAACCAGCCGCTGCTCGACAGCTTGCGCGAGTCGTTTCCGCGTAGCGCGTCGTGGGTCGGCGTGGTGCCGGCCGCCACCCAGCTCGGCTACGCGGCCGGCATGCTGCTGCTTGCGCCGCTCGGCGACCGCTTCGACCGGCGTCTGCTGATCCTGCTGCAGATCGCCGGCCTGTGTGTCGCGCTGGTGGTCGCCACCACGGCGCCGACTCTCGCGGTATTGATCGGCGCCAGCCTCGCGATCGGCGTGCTCTCCACCATCGCGCAGCAGGCCGTGCCGTTCGCCGCCGAACTCGCGCCGCCCTCCGGGCGTGGTCAGGCAGTCGGCACGGTGATGAGCGGGCTGCTGCTGGGGATCCTGCTGGCGCGGACCGCTGCCGGCCTCGTGGCCGAATATTTCGGCTGGCGCGCAGTCTTCGGCGTTTCCGTGGTGGCGCTGCTGGTGCTGGCCGTGGTGATCCTGCTGCGTCTGCCGAAGAGTCAACCGACTTCAGCGCTGCCCTACGGCAAACTGATGGTGTCGATGTGGCATCTGATCGTCGAACACCCAGGTCTGCGCGAGGCTTCGCTTACCGGCGCATTCATGTTCGCGGCGTTCAGCATTTTCTGGTCGGTGCTGGCGCTGCTGCTGGCAGGCGCGCCGTTCCATCTCGGGCCGCAGGCTGCTGGCCTGTTCGGGATTGTCGGCGCAGCGGGGGCCATGGCCGCGCCGCTGGCGGGCAAGTTCGCCGACCGACGCGGGCCGCGCACGATCATCACGCTGTCGATCGGACTCGTCGCCGTATCGTTCGTCGTGTTCGGCTTGTCCAGCGCGAGCATCGCCGGGCTGGTGGTCGGCGTGATCATTCTCGATGTGGGCGTGCAGGCTGCGCAGATCTCCAACCAGTCGCGCATTTACGCGCTCTCACCCGACGCCCGCAGCCGCGTGAATACGGTCTACATGGTGGCGTACTTCATCGGCGGCGCGGCGGGCTCGGCGGTCGGTGCCGCGGTCTGGCCGGTATTCGGATGGGTGGGCGTGAGCATCGCCGGAGTGGTGTTCGCCGGGCTCGCGGCGTGGAATCATCTGCGCCAGCCGCAGCGCCCGGTTGCGGACGCCTGA
- a CDS encoding DUF2569 domain-containing protein, translating into MKTQRFAGLEPKGFGGWLLLAMLGLVAMTAATIVELHDPLKMMLEWELLAVFVRPETHGWYRAVIAMVGMDVATGVFIVAGMGWLLLLAWRRSVRFPVHLQAWLLAIVVMRTIAYLVGDHMTHAIAIDVAIPFDGFEIAVVAAALGIPYVRRSRRVRNTFIAR; encoded by the coding sequence ATGAAAACGCAGCGATTTGCAGGACTTGAACCGAAGGGCTTCGGCGGCTGGCTGCTGCTGGCGATGCTCGGACTCGTGGCCATGACGGCCGCCACGATCGTGGAGTTGCACGATCCGCTCAAGATGATGCTCGAGTGGGAATTGCTCGCGGTGTTCGTGCGGCCGGAAACGCACGGCTGGTATCGCGCCGTGATCGCAATGGTCGGCATGGACGTGGCGACCGGCGTGTTCATCGTGGCCGGTATGGGCTGGCTGCTTTTGCTTGCGTGGCGGCGCTCGGTACGCTTTCCCGTGCACCTGCAGGCATGGCTTCTCGCCATCGTCGTGATGCGCACCATCGCGTACCTGGTGGGCGACCACATGACCCACGCGATTGCGATCGACGTCGCGATTCCGTTCGACGGCTTCGAAATCGCCGTTGTAGCAGCGGCGCTCGGGATTCCGTACGTCAGGCGAAGCCGGCGGGTACGCAACACCTTTATCGCGCGCTGA